From Acidipropionibacterium acidipropionici, one genomic window encodes:
- a CDS encoding acyltransferase, with protein sequence MSEPRIIPTADLDDGVTIGDGSSVWHLSQVRSGAELGENVVVGRGAYIGEGVHVGDNCKIQNYALVYEPAYLEDGVFIGPAVVLTNDHFPRACNPDGSVKSADDWEPVGVTLKHGCSVGARSVCVAPVTIGEWATVAAGSVVVKDVAPYALVAGVPARRIKWVGRSGFPLESEGEHRWVDTRTGDHFVEDPETDTLTRLDESA encoded by the coding sequence ATGAGTGAACCACGGATCATCCCGACCGCTGACCTCGACGACGGGGTGACCATCGGCGACGGCTCGTCGGTCTGGCACCTGTCTCAGGTGAGGTCGGGAGCCGAGCTCGGCGAGAACGTCGTGGTGGGCCGTGGCGCCTACATCGGCGAGGGCGTCCACGTGGGCGACAACTGCAAGATCCAGAACTACGCCCTCGTCTACGAGCCGGCGTACCTGGAGGACGGCGTCTTCATCGGTCCCGCCGTCGTGCTCACCAACGATCACTTCCCCCGCGCCTGCAACCCCGACGGCAGCGTCAAGAGCGCCGACGACTGGGAGCCGGTGGGGGTCACCCTCAAGCACGGCTGCTCGGTGGGAGCCCGCAGCGTCTGCGTCGCACCCGTGACCATCGGCGAATGGGCCACCGTGGCCGCCGGATCCGTCGTCGTCAAGGACGTCGCCCCCTACGCCCTGGTGGCAGGGGTGCCCGCCAGGAGGATCAAGTGGGTCGGCCGCTCCGGCTTCCCGCTGGAGTCCGAGGGGGAGCACAGGTGGGTCGACACCCGCACCGGTGACCACTTCGTCGAGGATCCCGAGACCGACACCCTGACCCGGCTGGACGAGTCCGCCTGA
- a CDS encoding Gfo/Idh/MocA family protein produces MANLRAGMVGIGSMGKNHVRNLRAIDGVDLVAIADASGKDPFGVAGDLPVLPDVDAVIKEGVDYCVVAAPTKFHEEIGLKLAEAGVHALIEKPLAYDTVAARRLADAFSSRGLVGAVGHIERYNPALQSLRKRLENGDLGDLYQIATRRQGPFPARIADVGVVKDLASHDIDLTSWVTQRDFELVAARTMFKAGREYEDMVSATCQLTGGLMSNHLVNWLTPTKERRTFVTGEKGMFIADTLTADLTFYANANVETVWDDIANFRGVAEGDVTRFAIPKPEPLRTEHENFRDAVLGKNSDIVTMTQGAKVVEVCEAMIRSAASNEFVQVG; encoded by the coding sequence ATGGCGAACCTGCGCGCCGGCATGGTCGGCATCGGCTCGATGGGCAAGAACCACGTCCGCAACCTGCGGGCGATCGACGGGGTCGACCTGGTCGCCATCGCCGACGCCTCCGGCAAGGACCCGTTCGGTGTGGCCGGCGATCTGCCGGTGCTGCCCGACGTCGACGCCGTGATCAAGGAGGGAGTCGACTACTGCGTGGTCGCCGCCCCCACCAAGTTCCACGAGGAGATCGGGCTCAAGCTGGCCGAGGCCGGCGTCCACGCCCTCATCGAGAAGCCTCTGGCCTACGACACCGTCGCCGCACGGCGTCTGGCCGACGCCTTCTCCAGCCGCGGGCTGGTGGGCGCCGTCGGGCACATCGAGCGCTACAACCCGGCCCTGCAGTCGCTGCGCAAGCGGCTGGAGAACGGCGACCTCGGGGATCTGTACCAGATCGCCACCCGGCGTCAGGGGCCCTTCCCGGCCCGCATCGCCGACGTCGGCGTCGTCAAGGACCTGGCCAGCCACGACATCGACCTCACCTCCTGGGTCACCCAGCGCGACTTCGAACTGGTGGCGGCGCGCACCATGTTCAAGGCCGGGCGCGAGTACGAGGACATGGTCTCGGCGACCTGCCAGCTGACCGGCGGGCTGATGAGCAACCACCTCGTCAACTGGCTCACCCCGACCAAGGAGCGCCGCACCTTCGTGACCGGCGAGAAGGGCATGTTCATCGCGGACACCCTGACCGCCGACCTCACCTTCTACGCCAACGCCAATGTGGAGACGGTGTGGGACGACATCGCGAACTTCCGCGGTGTGGCCGAGGGCGATGTCACCCGGTTCGCGATCCCCAAGCCCGAGCCGCTGCGCACCGAGCACGAGAACTTCCGCGACGCGGTGCTCGGCAAGAACTCCGACATCGTCACCATGACCCAGGGGGCCAAGGTGGTGGAGGTCTGCGAGGCGATGATCCGCTCCGCGGCCAGCAACGAGTTCGTCCAGGTCGGCTGA
- a CDS encoding polysaccharide biosynthesis tyrosine autokinase: protein MRHYWISAVVIAVISAVVVGVAHYSTSKPTYSSNADVVFTSRAFESFRDPDSAASYTTSLVQTYSNYLQSPSVLGPIAKSIDPHMNAANLKQSIEFTPGTMLLQLSYESGSQAQGDKVMKALTDEVKKAVGQTPTTSDKTPVIEISRTSIATTQVAGTSASLGRSGAIGGLIGLVIGLVYLFLRALLNTRVRSIDDVLEIADSSVLAALPRPVDAGTDVAVLARNLRFIAPRDGARTVLLASATPGEDAGRVALRAADELAASGDRVLLVDADLRGHAASTAAGASGEGLADVLAGRAEAADVVAARDGAALIGAGSQVGNPAELLAGERLGAVLGALAADYDEVIVAGAPVLSGSDSLLIAPLVAATVPVIGLGRVTRPELTETLELLESGDATVGGVVLTGVTRPASGKDLYSPMATAVQH, encoded by the coding sequence ATGCGCCACTACTGGATCTCGGCGGTCGTCATCGCCGTCATCAGTGCCGTGGTGGTAGGGGTGGCCCACTATTCGACGTCGAAGCCGACCTATTCCAGCAATGCCGACGTCGTCTTCACCTCACGTGCCTTCGAGTCCTTCCGGGACCCTGATTCCGCGGCCTCCTACACCACCTCTCTGGTGCAGACCTACAGCAACTACCTGCAGTCCCCCAGCGTTCTGGGGCCGATCGCCAAGTCCATCGACCCCCATATGAACGCCGCCAACCTCAAGCAGAGCATCGAGTTCACCCCGGGCACCATGCTGCTCCAGCTGAGCTACGAGAGCGGCTCCCAGGCTCAGGGCGACAAGGTGATGAAGGCCCTCACCGATGAGGTGAAGAAGGCCGTGGGCCAGACCCCCACCACCAGCGACAAGACCCCGGTGATCGAGATCTCCCGGACCAGCATCGCCACCACCCAGGTGGCCGGCACCAGCGCGTCGCTGGGCCGCAGCGGTGCCATCGGGGGGCTCATCGGCCTGGTGATCGGGCTGGTCTACCTGTTCCTGCGGGCTCTGCTCAATACCCGGGTGCGCAGCATCGACGACGTCCTGGAGATCGCCGACTCCTCGGTGCTGGCGGCCCTGCCCCGACCGGTGGACGCCGGCACCGACGTGGCCGTGCTGGCCCGCAATCTGCGCTTCATCGCCCCGCGCGACGGTGCCCGCACCGTCCTGCTGGCCTCCGCGACGCCGGGGGAGGACGCCGGCCGGGTGGCGCTGCGCGCCGCCGACGAGCTGGCGGCCTCCGGTGATCGGGTGCTGCTGGTCGACGCCGACCTGCGCGGCCATGCGGCCTCGACCGCCGCCGGGGCCAGTGGCGAGGGCCTGGCCGATGTGCTGGCCGGGCGCGCCGAGGCCGCCGACGTCGTCGCCGCACGTGACGGTGCCGCACTCATCGGGGCCGGTTCGCAGGTCGGTAACCCGGCCGAGCTGCTGGCCGGGGAGCGTCTCGGCGCCGTGCTGGGCGCCCTGGCCGCCGACTACGACGAGGTGATCGTGGCCGGCGCCCCGGTGCTGTCGGGCTCGGACTCACTGCTCATCGCCCCGCTGGTGGCCGCGACGGTGCCGGTCATCGGGCTGGGCCGGGTGACCCGTCCCGAACTCACCGAGACCCTGGAACTGCTGGAGTCCGGCGACGCCACCGTCGGCGGCGTCGTGCTGACCGGCGTCACTCGGCCGGCGAGTGGGAAGGATCTGTACTCGCCGATGGCGACGGCTGTTCAGCATTGA
- a CDS encoding glycosyltransferase produces the protein MGEASRPVIVLLTSRFPYGPGEQFIESELPHWAQAGVDLVVLPEKNDHPDSPVRPVPPGIDVDTRLTHRWEAPGWRALGLLDALRGPEIYRDLALLRRLGLLDLRHALYVLRTGVQVAVVRRMLRRIVAERGRIDVAYAYWLSVSADAAALERRGGGVRHAVAGSSGVRHAVARAHNADVYEERHPLRFHPLVRQIAPDLDLLLPIASDGGSHAVQCFGFSDQQVRVNRLGVSIPKPTDRCRPTGEGELTVVSVSTMTPFKRLDLLIDALAALADMRPGTHLTWRHFGAGRLHDELARRVEEVLEPRGVTVEWMGQVTNRELLDWYLEHRVDVLVNTSSSEGIPVSMMEAMARGVPVIGTDVGGVREILAEDWLMDADPTPEQVAGFIAERADAVKDPAVREEMAARIAERYDADANYRRFIATLTDLARRA, from the coding sequence GTGGGTGAGGCGAGCCGTCCGGTCATCGTGCTGCTCACATCGCGGTTCCCCTACGGTCCGGGGGAGCAGTTCATCGAGAGCGAGCTGCCGCACTGGGCGCAGGCCGGCGTCGACCTCGTCGTGCTGCCCGAGAAGAACGACCATCCCGACTCGCCGGTGCGCCCTGTGCCGCCCGGGATCGACGTCGACACCCGCCTGACACACCGCTGGGAGGCCCCCGGCTGGCGGGCCCTGGGGCTCCTGGACGCTCTGAGGGGTCCGGAGATCTACCGCGACCTGGCGTTGTTGAGACGGCTGGGGCTGCTCGACCTGAGGCACGCCCTGTACGTGCTGCGCACCGGGGTCCAGGTGGCCGTGGTGCGCAGGATGCTGCGACGGATCGTCGCCGAGCGCGGCCGGATCGACGTCGCATACGCATACTGGCTGTCGGTCTCGGCGGACGCCGCGGCACTGGAGAGACGGGGCGGGGGAGTGCGCCACGCGGTGGCCGGTTCGTCCGGGGTGCGCCACGCAGTGGCGCGGGCCCACAACGCCGACGTCTACGAGGAGCGCCACCCGCTGCGCTTCCATCCACTCGTCCGCCAGATAGCCCCGGACCTCGACCTCCTGCTGCCCATCGCCTCCGACGGCGGGAGCCACGCCGTCCAGTGCTTCGGTTTCTCCGACCAGCAGGTCAGGGTCAACCGGCTCGGGGTGTCGATCCCGAAGCCGACCGATCGCTGCCGGCCCACCGGGGAGGGGGAACTCACCGTCGTCTCGGTGAGCACCATGACCCCCTTCAAACGCCTCGACCTGCTCATCGACGCCCTGGCCGCCCTGGCGGACATGCGGCCCGGGACCCACCTCACCTGGCGGCACTTCGGGGCCGGCAGGCTCCACGACGAGCTGGCCCGGCGCGTCGAGGAGGTGCTGGAGCCGCGCGGCGTCACCGTGGAGTGGATGGGGCAGGTGACCAACCGGGAGCTGCTCGACTGGTATCTCGAGCACCGGGTCGACGTGCTGGTCAACACCAGCTCCTCGGAGGGCATCCCGGTGTCCATGATGGAGGCCATGGCGCGCGGCGTGCCGGTGATCGGCACCGACGTCGGCGGGGTGCGCGAGATCCTGGCCGAGGACTGGCTGATGGACGCCGACCCCACCCCCGAGCAGGTCGCCGGATTCATCGCCGAGCGGGCCGACGCCGTCAAGGACCCGGCCGTCCGCGAGGAGATGGCCGCCCGGATCGCGGAGCGCTACGACGCCGACGCCAACTACCGCCGCTTCATCGCCACCCTGACCGATCTGGCCCGCCGGGCCTAG
- a CDS encoding O-antigen ligase family protein — protein sequence MRSPIDSDRPALWPSLLGAAVVLVMAAMQFVDFRHGVAGKPWIVSLQVVLCVAAALVAAPAAWRRRREMSRAAWWLAGAFSLISAWSLVSALVAPRAVIRQGEIPRIYQVMPAATGWLTMIAALVVAAAMGRRARAAALPWAGVAVLAGTLADWPVQAGIHHSPRVASGMGGSAVLHVALLLAATVLADRALAARREGRPRGVVAGWWAGAGAGLVLTCLTGSRSGLVVLAVTTVLVLITWGRGTARRVLLAAVAAGALVLVAAVSLVPALHRFTVWQSPLRVATYRAAFESITENPVRVLTGVGSGTLFPWYAVEAKHIPAPGDGRVIGPDGAVLSSAHSLYVAVLAELGVVMLVVLLAVVAILAARAVGVARRHGRTAAPVTTLALAATTVAWFFDTYLTKNFSLSLWWWVVAFSALSAAPALNAEQPSPSASTDPSHSPAE from the coding sequence ATGCGTTCGCCGATCGATTCCGACCGTCCTGCCCTGTGGCCCTCCCTGCTGGGCGCCGCCGTCGTCCTCGTGATGGCCGCCATGCAGTTCGTCGATTTCCGTCACGGGGTCGCCGGCAAACCCTGGATCGTCAGCCTCCAGGTGGTGCTGTGCGTCGCCGCCGCACTGGTGGCCGCGCCGGCGGCATGGCGGCGCCGACGCGAGATGAGCCGGGCCGCATGGTGGCTGGCCGGCGCCTTCAGCCTCATCTCCGCCTGGTCGCTCGTCTCCGCGCTGGTGGCCCCCCGTGCCGTGATCAGGCAGGGGGAGATCCCACGGATCTACCAGGTGATGCCGGCGGCCACCGGCTGGCTCACCATGATCGCGGCGCTGGTCGTGGCGGCGGCCATGGGGCGGCGGGCGCGCGCCGCAGCGCTGCCCTGGGCCGGCGTCGCGGTGCTCGCCGGAACACTGGCCGACTGGCCGGTCCAGGCAGGGATTCATCACAGCCCTCGGGTGGCCTCAGGCATGGGCGGATCGGCGGTGCTGCACGTCGCCCTGCTGCTGGCCGCCACCGTGCTGGCCGACCGTGCCCTGGCAGCCCGCCGCGAGGGACGGCCGCGCGGCGTCGTCGCCGGATGGTGGGCCGGGGCGGGTGCCGGGCTGGTGCTCACCTGCCTCACCGGATCGCGCAGCGGCCTGGTGGTGCTGGCGGTCACCACCGTGCTGGTGCTCATCACCTGGGGCCGCGGCACGGCCCGCCGGGTGCTGCTGGCAGCGGTGGCCGCCGGGGCGCTGGTGCTGGTGGCCGCGGTGTCCCTGGTGCCCGCGCTGCACCGGTTCACCGTCTGGCAGTCCCCGCTGCGCGTCGCCACCTACCGGGCCGCCTTCGAGTCGATCACCGAGAACCCTGTCAGGGTCCTCACCGGGGTGGGATCGGGGACCCTCTTCCCCTGGTACGCGGTGGAGGCCAAGCACATCCCCGCGCCGGGCGACGGCCGGGTGATCGGCCCCGACGGGGCGGTGCTCAGCTCGGCCCACTCCCTCTACGTCGCCGTGCTCGCCGAACTGGGCGTGGTGATGCTGGTGGTGCTGCTGGCGGTCGTCGCGATCCTGGCCGCCAGGGCAGTCGGCGTCGCCCGGCGCCACGGGCGCACCGCCGCCCCCGTGACCACCCTGGCCCTGGCCGCCACCACGGTGGCCTGGTTCTTCGACACCTACCTCACCAAGAACTTCTCGCTGAGCCTGTGGTGGTGGGTCGTGGCCTTCAGCGCGCTGAGCGCCGCCCCGGCCCTCAATGCTGAACAGCCGTCGCCATCGGCGAGTACAGATCCTTCCCACTCGCCGGCCGAGTGA
- a CDS encoding PTS fructose transporter subunit IIABC has protein sequence MSDSLIDPEIVVLDVDLGSTKQEVIRSLAGVVGESGRADGDGLARDAMAREELAPTGMPGGFAIPHCRSEAVNQPSLGFARLNPKVDFGGPDGPADLVFMICGAEGAGEDHMKLLTKLARALVKAEFVEELRQAPDADAVVSLIRGVIEPSEAPAAAPAPAPAAQQPETAEAADAVHIVAVTACPTGIAHTYMAADYLTAAGKEMGIDVKVEPQGSTGVEPLEDADIARADAVIFATDVGVREKARFAGKPVIESGVKRAVNEPKKMIEEAVAAAKDPHAHRVTADEGGESDASEDKSQLGWGKRIQQALMTGVSYMIPFVAAGGLLIALSFLVSGFQVAFISDYVMKTFSITNLPSYADLQAVTQLKDAPFTMAQIASLNHSGFLIFLGSALNVIGNLAFSFLVPALAGYIGFALADRPGIAPGFVAGAIAVSMSAGFLGGLIGGLIAGLIAMWIASWSVPKWLRGLMPVVIIPLLTSLITGLLMLFVLGRPIALLMKAMTNGLGNMPASLTIVLGIILGLMMCADLGGPINKTAYLFATAGLSVTDPASMKIMAAVMAAGMVPPLAMALSTVLRPKLYTKAERENGTAAWLLGASFISEGAIPFGAADPGRVLPSMMVGGAVTGALSMGLGAASKAPHGGIFVFFAIDRFWAFALAIIVGAIVSGLLVTFLKSRAARKKKAEEATALAAA, from the coding sequence ATGTCGGACTCACTCATCGATCCGGAGATCGTCGTTCTCGACGTCGATCTCGGATCCACCAAGCAAGAAGTCATCAGATCGCTGGCAGGCGTGGTCGGCGAATCGGGTCGCGCCGACGGCGACGGCCTGGCCCGCGACGCCATGGCGCGCGAGGAACTGGCCCCCACCGGCATGCCCGGCGGCTTCGCCATCCCGCACTGCCGCTCAGAGGCCGTCAACCAGCCCTCGCTGGGCTTCGCCAGGCTCAACCCGAAGGTCGACTTCGGCGGCCCGGACGGCCCGGCCGACCTCGTCTTCATGATCTGCGGGGCCGAGGGCGCCGGCGAGGACCACATGAAGCTCCTCACCAAGCTCGCCCGGGCCCTCGTCAAGGCCGAGTTCGTCGAGGAACTGAGGCAGGCTCCGGACGCCGACGCCGTGGTCTCCCTCATCCGGGGCGTCATCGAGCCCTCGGAGGCACCCGCCGCCGCTCCGGCCCCCGCACCGGCTGCCCAGCAGCCCGAGACCGCCGAGGCTGCCGACGCGGTTCACATCGTCGCGGTGACTGCCTGCCCCACCGGCATCGCCCACACCTACATGGCCGCCGACTACCTCACCGCCGCCGGCAAGGAGATGGGTATCGACGTCAAGGTCGAGCCCCAGGGCTCCACCGGCGTCGAACCCCTCGAGGACGCCGACATCGCGCGTGCCGACGCCGTCATCTTCGCCACCGACGTCGGCGTCCGGGAGAAGGCCCGGTTCGCCGGCAAGCCGGTCATCGAGTCCGGCGTCAAGCGTGCCGTCAACGAGCCCAAGAAGATGATCGAGGAGGCCGTAGCCGCCGCGAAGGACCCGCACGCCCACCGCGTCACCGCCGATGAGGGCGGGGAGTCGGACGCCTCCGAGGACAAGTCCCAGCTCGGCTGGGGCAAGCGGATCCAGCAGGCGCTGATGACCGGCGTCTCCTACATGATCCCCTTCGTGGCCGCCGGCGGCCTGCTCATCGCACTGAGCTTCCTGGTGTCCGGATTCCAGGTGGCCTTCATCTCCGACTACGTGATGAAGACCTTCTCGATCACCAACCTGCCCTCCTACGCGGACCTGCAGGCGGTCACCCAGCTCAAGGACGCGCCGTTCACCATGGCGCAGATCGCCTCGCTGAACCACTCCGGGTTCCTCATCTTCCTGGGATCGGCGCTCAACGTCATCGGCAACCTGGCCTTCAGCTTCCTGGTGCCCGCCCTGGCCGGCTACATCGGCTTCGCCCTGGCCGACCGTCCCGGCATCGCCCCCGGTTTCGTCGCCGGCGCCATCGCGGTGTCCATGTCGGCCGGATTCCTCGGCGGCCTGATCGGCGGCCTCATCGCCGGTCTCATCGCGATGTGGATCGCCTCCTGGAGCGTGCCGAAGTGGCTGCGCGGCCTCATGCCGGTGGTCATCATCCCGCTGCTGACATCGCTGATCACCGGCCTGTTGATGCTCTTCGTGCTCGGGCGCCCGATCGCCCTGCTCATGAAGGCCATGACCAACGGGCTGGGCAACATGCCCGCCTCGCTCACCATCGTGCTGGGCATCATCCTGGGCCTCATGATGTGCGCCGATCTGGGCGGCCCCATCAACAAGACCGCCTACCTCTTCGCCACCGCCGGGCTGAGCGTCACCGACCCGGCGTCGATGAAGATCATGGCCGCCGTGATGGCCGCCGGCATGGTGCCCCCGCTGGCCATGGCTCTCTCGACCGTGCTGCGGCCCAAGCTGTACACGAAGGCGGAGCGGGAGAACGGCACCGCAGCCTGGCTGCTCGGCGCCTCCTTCATCTCCGAGGGGGCCATCCCCTTCGGCGCCGCAGATCCGGGCCGGGTGCTGCCCTCGATGATGGTCGGCGGGGCGGTGACCGGAGCCCTGAGCATGGGCCTGGGAGCCGCGTCCAAGGCCCCGCACGGCGGGATCTTCGTCTTCTTCGCGATCGATCGGTTCTGGGCCTTCGCCCTGGCGATCATCGTCGGCGCGATCGTCTCCGGACTGCTGGTCACCTTCCTCAAGTCGAGGGCGGCCAGGAAGAAGAAAGCCGAGGAGGCGACCGCCCTGGCCGCCGCATGA
- a CDS encoding DegT/DnrJ/EryC1/StrS family aminotransferase — MTYEFIPPAKPIIGEDERKAVDAVLASGQVAQGPQVHAFEEEFSEQVADGVHAVAVNSGTSALHIGLLASGIGAGDEVIVPSFTFAATGNSVALSNAKPVFADVDPVTFTLDPASVEASITEKTAGILPVHLYGLPANMTALKEIADKHGLALFEDCAQAHAASIEGKHVGTFGTFGAFSFYPTKNMTAGEGGMITTPDAEVARKAAMIRNQGMEKRYANELVGLNNRMTDINAAIGRVQLTKLAGWTRTRQQNAEFLSANITEAVTPAVPEGYVHVYHQYTIRLEGATGAERDRFTAALKDEYQVGSGVYYPIPNHRLPSLAPYAPGLELPNTEKVASECVSLPVHPSLTQADLERVVEAVNACAKAGA; from the coding sequence TTGACTTACGAATTCATTCCTCCGGCCAAGCCGATCATCGGTGAGGACGAGCGCAAGGCCGTCGACGCCGTCCTCGCCTCCGGGCAGGTCGCCCAGGGCCCGCAGGTGCACGCCTTCGAGGAGGAGTTCTCCGAGCAGGTGGCCGACGGCGTCCACGCGGTGGCCGTCAACTCCGGCACCTCGGCCCTGCACATCGGACTGCTGGCCTCGGGGATCGGCGCCGGCGACGAGGTGATCGTGCCCTCCTTCACCTTCGCCGCCACCGGCAACTCGGTCGCCCTGTCCAACGCCAAGCCGGTCTTCGCCGACGTCGACCCGGTCACCTTCACCCTCGACCCGGCCTCCGTGGAGGCCTCGATCACCGAGAAGACCGCCGGCATCCTGCCCGTCCACCTGTACGGCCTGCCGGCCAACATGACGGCCCTCAAGGAGATCGCCGACAAGCACGGTCTGGCCCTCTTCGAGGACTGCGCCCAGGCCCATGCCGCCTCGATCGAAGGCAAGCACGTCGGCACCTTCGGTACCTTCGGCGCCTTCTCCTTCTACCCCACCAAGAACATGACCGCCGGTGAGGGCGGCATGATCACCACCCCCGACGCCGAGGTGGCCCGCAAGGCGGCCATGATCCGCAACCAGGGCATGGAGAAGCGCTACGCCAACGAGCTCGTCGGTCTCAACAACCGGATGACCGACATCAACGCCGCCATCGGCCGGGTGCAGCTCACCAAGCTGGCCGGCTGGACGAGGACCCGTCAGCAGAACGCCGAGTTCCTGTCGGCCAACATCACCGAGGCCGTCACCCCGGCGGTGCCCGAGGGCTACGTGCACGTGTACCACCAGTACACGATCCGCCTCGAGGGAGCCACCGGCGCCGAGCGCGACCGCTTCACCGCCGCCCTCAAGGACGAGTACCAGGTCGGCTCGGGCGTCTACTACCCGATCCCGAACCACCGCCTGCCCTCGCTGGCCCCCTACGCCCCCGGTCTCGAGCTGCCGAACACCGAGAAGGTCGCCTCCGAGTGCGTCTCCCTGCCGGTGCACCCCTCGCTCACCCAGGCCGACCTGGAGCGCGTCGTCGAGGCCGTGAACGCCTGCGCCAAGGCAGGTGCCTGA
- a CDS encoding HPr family phosphocarrier protein codes for MAKKVVTVGSSVGLHARPAATISQEAAKLGSVVTLATEGHDPIDARSTLLIMTLGAGAGDYVTVEGDNEADVATVAALVAKDLDA; via the coding sequence ATGGCCAAGAAGGTCGTCACGGTCGGTTCGTCCGTCGGACTCCACGCCCGCCCTGCCGCCACCATCTCCCAGGAGGCGGCCAAGCTCGGCAGCGTCGTCACCCTGGCCACCGAGGGGCACGATCCGATCGACGCCCGCTCCACCCTGCTCATCATGACCCTGGGCGCCGGAGCCGGCGACTACGTCACGGTCGAGGGTGACAACGAGGCCGACGTCGCGACCGTCGCCGCCCTGGTCGCCAAGGACCTGGACGCCTGA
- a CDS encoding O-antigen ligase family protein, with the protein MSHTTSLLDTARVTGAEPGTLGARGRFLEFCLRWAFLLLPFASAWASTITLGPIAPVRALAAVMLVLVLLCRDRMTTVTWSVVLVGSLWLCWGVFLARPGTGYRELLGVGVGLATMVAMTMAAKDASWLIRLCRAWLIGMIIVCLPAFFEVATGIHMPNYREGSSEYVRTRATDIASFMVNPNLFAYFLIVGMGVMIVGWRLETGRLRWVYFGFALVTPVLVLLTGSRLCLAAVAVLFIWMMLLSRPLSLVVAAVGVLGVGLIVVSGRMQSLLKIVDTAMFNLGSLSGRSRMHVYQDALWMFVDKLGLGQGPGQFSVRLAYAPWPTYTTIDPHNGFTEVFVGYGMLVGALIVALALAALVRAVRRDWRAPTRRRPRPAAESVLLQGVVALLAVSPLLAMANSSYLKSPVVWCHMGTIAIWCQALLAARRWRLREDPSPLVTPARGKGTGLPRRYRLARRAAADRAVVRGHE; encoded by the coding sequence ATGTCACACACCACGTCCCTGCTCGACACGGCACGGGTGACCGGCGCGGAACCGGGCACTCTCGGCGCGCGCGGCCGCTTCCTCGAGTTCTGCCTCAGGTGGGCCTTCCTGCTGCTGCCCTTCGCCTCGGCCTGGGCGTCCACCATCACCCTGGGGCCGATCGCCCCGGTGCGCGCCCTGGCCGCCGTGATGCTGGTGCTGGTGCTGCTGTGCCGAGACCGCATGACCACCGTGACCTGGTCGGTGGTGCTCGTCGGATCCCTCTGGCTGTGCTGGGGTGTCTTCCTGGCCCGCCCCGGCACCGGATACCGGGAGCTGCTCGGGGTCGGCGTGGGGCTGGCGACCATGGTGGCGATGACGATGGCCGCCAAGGACGCCAGCTGGCTGATCCGGCTGTGCCGGGCCTGGCTGATCGGCATGATCATCGTCTGCCTGCCGGCCTTCTTCGAGGTGGCGACCGGCATCCACATGCCCAACTACCGCGAGGGCTCCTCGGAGTACGTGCGCACCCGGGCCACCGACATCGCCTCCTTCATGGTCAACCCGAATCTCTTCGCCTACTTCCTCATCGTCGGCATGGGCGTGATGATCGTCGGCTGGAGGCTGGAGACCGGGCGGCTGCGATGGGTGTACTTCGGGTTCGCCCTCGTCACCCCGGTGCTGGTGCTGCTCACCGGGTCGCGGCTGTGCCTGGCGGCGGTGGCCGTGCTCTTCATCTGGATGATGCTGCTCAGCCGGCCGCTTTCGCTGGTCGTGGCCGCCGTCGGGGTGCTGGGGGTCGGCCTCATCGTGGTGAGCGGGCGGATGCAGAGCCTGCTGAAGATCGTCGACACGGCGATGTTCAACCTGGGTTCGCTGTCGGGTCGCTCGAGGATGCACGTCTACCAGGACGCGCTGTGGATGTTCGTCGACAAGCTCGGCCTGGGCCAGGGCCCCGGCCAGTTCTCGGTGCGCCTGGCCTACGCACCCTGGCCCACCTACACCACCATCGATCCGCACAACGGGTTCACCGAGGTCTTCGTGGGCTACGGGATGCTCGTCGGTGCGCTGATCGTCGCCCTGGCCCTGGCCGCCCTGGTGCGCGCGGTGCGTCGCGACTGGCGGGCCCCGACCCGGCGTCGTCCCCGTCCGGCCGCCGAGAGCGTGCTGCTGCAGGGCGTCGTGGCGCTGCTGGCCGTCTCCCCCCTGCTGGCGATGGCCAACAGCTCCTACCTCAAGTCTCCGGTCGTGTGGTGCCATATGGGCACCATCGCGATCTGGTGCCAGGCCCTCCTGGCGGCCCGCCGGTGGCGCCTTCGCGAGGATCCGTCGCCCCTAGTCACTCCCGCGCGCGGGAAGGGCACCGGGTTGCCGCGACGGTATCGGCTGGCCCGGCGAGCAGCTGCCGATCGTGCGGTGGTCCGGGGCCACGAGTAG